AACGTTTTAAAAATTTCCATCCTCGAACGGCAAAACATGCGGAAACGACGGACGCAAGCGATCATAAACATCAATTCCTACGCTCGGTGAAGATATAATAAAGGCACTTTATATATAGAACGCCATATATCCAGAAATTGTAACAGGAACtattaaaatgaagtaaaaaaCACATGTAGAAACATGTTGATTATctaatgaaaaaacaacaacgcgTAAGTTAAAATAGCAAGAAATgcatattaaaaacaaaagaaggtCCGATAAATAATGAACAAGTCAATACCAACTTATTTATATGTCGCGGGCCTGTTTAAAAAGGTAAGTTGTGAGACTGGTCTTAAAAGAAGTCACAGTTTTTCATTTCCGTGTAAATAAGATATCAAAAATTGCCATTGGTGCTTATTAATAACTAGAACAACACATATTAATATAATCAATATTATGTTTGTGTACattaaataaaatacagtatgCAATAGAAGGACGCAGactcaatatttatttaaagaTGAAATTGAGTAATACGCAAATAGTAAACGTAACGTGATTACTAAAGTGCACCAtagattggatgataaagttacgGCTGAATTGTCAACAACTGCATAGCAGTCATCAGAGAGATGGCCGTGTGGTTTAACTAGTATAATGACCTCTCCCAGCAAGATATGAAACGGTATTTGACAATTAAGAACATATTAAGcagtgtgtgcatgcatatcCGGTACATCACGTGCCTTTCAACTTGGTTTTGGTGTTGAAGATTTATCGATGTACTGGTAATGGTATGTAATTGTATCTTTAAGTGTGTAGGTTTTTAGATTCGTCTGTGCTTTTGGGAATTTTGTTCAATGCTATTTATTTCTGTACTGGAggtttggtgtattttactTTTTGCGGGCTCCTTTTGGCGAGCAACCATATACACATGAAAGGACCACCATCTTTGAATAAgttaaataaatagaaaaaaaatcagcaGGGTCTTTGTTTCCCTTAAGTGAAAGTGTCATCAACTACTTGCAATTAACAAGGTAGCATATAAAGGAAGAACCACAGATAACTTACCTACGGGAGAGGCTTCTGCAAAATAACGAATCGACTCTACGTTCGACTCTATAAAGTCAAGAAATTCTTGATCGTCTTCATTATAGGTCTGCCCTTGAACTAGTTGAGATATCGTATTGAATGCAATCAAACTCAATGGCACATGGGGATCGAAATCAGAGCTTCCTCTCTCAACGAGCTTTTCTGTGAGTCAAGGGTACCAGAAAAATATCAGAGATATGACACTAACTAATCATGCCAATTCTGGTAGTATAGTATGCATATAGctaaaattacataaattgaaagttttgaaaatCTCCT
The genomic region above belongs to Glandiceps talaboti chromosome 8, keGlaTala1.1, whole genome shotgun sequence and contains:
- the LOC144438743 gene encoding cytochrome P450 1A1-like yields the protein MVDEKADFAGRPRDFQTWKIWTECKEVIFMDHTELWNVLRKSTHTALRVGGKARWSEVITMEVDKLIEKLVERGSSDFDPHVPLSLIAFNTISQLVQGQTYNEDDQEFLDFIESNVESIRYFAEASPVDGGPFMCIWLLAKRSPQKVKYTKPPVQK